A segment of the Catenuloplanes nepalensis genome:
GGAGCCCCCCTTGAAGATCAGGCCCTCCTCCTTGTACCAGTCCAGGATGGAGTCCATCGAGTCGTCGACGGAGAGGATGAAACACGCGCTGACCTGCTGCGGCGACGTGGTGCCGACGTTGAACCAGACCGGCGAGTTGAAGCTGAACACCTGGTGCAGCAGCATCCAGGTCAGCTCGTGCTCGAAGATCTCGGCATCGGCCGTCGTCGCGAAATAGCCGTACTTTTCGCCCGCGGCGCGGTAGGTCCGCGCGACCCGGTCGATGAGCTGCTTGAGCGACCACTCACGCGCCGGGGTCCCCACCGCTCCCCGGAAGTACTTCGTGGTCACGATGTTCGCCGCGTTGACGCTCCACGACGTCGGGTACTCCACGCCGCGCTGCTCGAAGTTGATCGAGCCGTCCCGCCAGTTCGTCATGACGACGTCCCGGCGCTCCCACTCGACCTCGTCGTACGGGTGGACGCCCTCGGTCGTCCAGACCCGCTCGACGCTCAGGCCCTTGAGCTCCTTCGACTCCTTCGGAGCCGAGCCGTTGCTCTGCGTCGCCCGGATCCGCCCCTTACCCGTCGTCGCGTTGCTCGTGGACGCGTTGTCCCCGGCCAATGTGCTTCCCCCTCGATCAGCGCGGCGCCATGTCGCCGCGACTCTCACAACTCAGTTGCTATTGAGAACCCCAGAGCGACCGGACGGTACGGCTGCCGCGCCGCCCGCGTCCGCGCCCTGCTCGATCGCGGCCTCGCGCGCAAGTGCCTCCTGGCGCAACGCCTCGATCTCGCGCTCGAAGTCCCCCAGCGTGTCGAACGACCGGTAGACGCTGGCGAACCGCAGGTAGGCCACGACGTCGAGCTCCCGGAGCGGACCGAGGATCGCGAGACCGACCTCGTTGCTCGGGATCTCCGCCGCGCCGCGTGACCGGACCGCGTCCTCCACCCGCTGCGCGAGCAGTGCCAGCGCGTCGTCCGTGACCGGGCGGCCCTGGCAGGCCTTGCGCACGCCGTTGGCGATCTTCGTCCGGCTGAACGGCTCGGTGACGCCACTGCGCTTCACCACCGCGAGGACCGCCTCCTCGACCGTGGTGAACCGCTTGCCGCACTCGGGGCAGGACCGCCGCCGGCGGATCAGCTGCCCGTCGTCCGCCTCGCGGGAGTCGACCACCCGGGAGTCGGCGTGCCGGCAATACGGACAGCGCATGTCGAGCGTCCCCTTCCCCCGCGGTCGGGCCGGCTCACCCCTCCAGCCTTGCCCCGCGCACGCCGAACCGCAGCGAAACGCCCGGTTGCACCGGGCGGCCGCTGTGGTGAACAGGCTGGGAAGGTGGGGGTGAGGACCCCTACCAGTTGATGACTTACACCCGTGTCACTACTAGATGTTGTGACCCTAGGCCCCGCACGCCACAGGTGCAAGCTCACCCGCCGCATCGTTCACAACTGTGCCTGCGGTCTCAACACGCGTCGTGGGACGGTGGTTACCGGCCGCGCGGAACTCGCTTGATTTGCCCGCTTTTCGGCGCTCGTACGTCCGGCTTCGGCACCTGATCGTCCGGTTTCGGCGGCCGCTTCTCCGACTTTCGGCGCCGGTGCGTCGCGCCGGCGCCCGCTCGCGCGGTGTCGGCGCCCGCCCATCCGGTTGCCGGTGCCCGGGTGCGCCGCGTCGGGCCGCTCGACCGGGTGCGCCGCGTCGGGCCGCTCGACCGGGTGCGCCGCGTCGGGGCCGCTCGCGCGGTTTCGGTGCTCGCCCGGCCGGCTCTCAGCGCCCACGCGGGAGCCGCAGCTCCTGGCCGGGGTGGATCGTGTAACCGGGCAGGTCGTTGAGCTTCCGGATCTCCTCGACCATGGCGAACGGGTCGTCGCTGGGACGGTATCGCGCCGCGACGTCCCACAGCGTGTCGTGCTTCTGCACCACGGCGGTGGGAAGCGGGCCCGCGTCGTTCTCCGCGTGCGAGGCGGTGGCGGCCAGCAGGCCGACCGCGACCCAGGCGAGCGCGACCAACGCGACCATCCGGACGATCCGGCCGCGCCTGGTGAGGCGCAGCGGCCTCTTCGCGGGACGGGCCGCGCGATCGGTCCCCCAACCGATCGCCGCCCTGGTGGGAGCGCTTACCGCGGATGCGGAGAACGCCGTCGTAGTTGCCGCCCCAGCCACGGGACCCCCCAGCAATAATGATCTTACTCGAACAACAGTTCTATAGAACGGACGTACGAAGGTCTACCAGAACATGCGTACGGATGTCGAGACTCGAAAGCACGACACGCCGCCCAAATCTCGTACAGATGTTTGAAGAAGTGGGATTTCACCATTACCGTTTGCGCACAGAGGGGTCACCACGCCGTACCGGCTTCCCCAATCCGGTTCGGGCTGGTCCATCCCGTACCGATTGGTGGCGTTTTGCGCACTTCCCCACCGCGCAGCGCCGCCAGGTGCCGAAACAGGCACTCACCGACCAGGGAGGACGGACGTGTCAACCGACGACCGGAGCAAGCATCCGGAGCAGGAGCAGCAGGGCAAGAGTGCGCCCTCCGCGGGCAAGCGCGGCGCCGGGCGGCAACGGGCCGCGGCCCCGCACCTGCGGCCGGTGCAGCCGGTCAGCAGCTTCCCCGACCTGGTCTCCGCGGACCTCACCGCCCGCCAGCGCAGGATCCTCGAGTTCATCCGCGAGTGGGTGGAGAAGTACGGCTACCCGCCGAGCGTCCGGGAGATCGGCGAGGCGGTCGGCCTCGTCTCCCCGTCGTCCGTCGCCTACCAGCTGAAGGAGCTGGAGCGGAAGGGCTTCCTGCGCCGCGACCCGAACCGGCCGCGCGCGGTCGACGTCCGGCCGCCGGCCGACATGATGGACGACGAGGCGGCCCGCGCGCAACGGCCCACGCCCGCGTTCGTGCCGATGCTGGGCCGGATCGCGGCCGGTGGCCCGATCCTCGCGGAGCAGGCCGTGGAGGAGGTCTTCCCGCTGCCGCGCGAGCTGGTCGGCGAGGGCGAGGTCTTCATGCTGAAGGTCAAGGGCGACTCGATGATCGACGCCGCGATCTGCGACGGTGACTGGGTCGTGGTGCGCCAGCAGCCCAACGCCGACTCCGGCGAGATCGTCGCCGCGATGCTGGACGGCGAGGCCACGGTGAAGACCTACCGCCGCCGCGACGGCCACGTCTGGCTGATGCCGGCGAACCCGGCCTTCGACCCGATTCCGGGCGACGACGCCTCCATCATCGGCCGCGTCGTGGCCGTGCTGCGCCGGATCTGAGCGCCGGCGCCGCTTCCGCGGCGCTGAAATCGGGGTGCGGGCTCCACCGGCCGTGGAGACCGCACCCCGGGGTGTGTCTGTGCGCGATCAGCGCCGGCGGTCGTCGTAGGGCGGGTTCTGCGGGTAACCGCCTCGCTGGTCGTCGCGGCGGTCGTGACCGCCGCTCCGCTCGCCGTCACCGCCGCCGTAGACAGCGCCGGAACCGCCGCCGTTCATGCCGCCGGGACCGCCACCGTAGACGCCGTTCCCGCCCTGGCGCGGCGGACGGCCGCCGCCCTCCTGCGGGTTACGCCCGTCCTGCGGACCACGCCCACCGTCCCGCGGGCCTCGCGCGCCCTGCTGGGCGCCGCGCCCGGCCTGCGGGTTCCCACCGCTCTGCTGCGGAGTTCCGCCGCTCTGCTGCGGGCCACGCGGGCCACCGTCGCCGGGACCGGCACCGTTCGGTCCGCCGCCGCGCGGGCCACCGGGACCGCCCTGGCCGCCGCCACGCGAACCGCCGGGGCCGCCGGGACCACCCTGACCGCCACCGCGCGAACCGCCGGGGCCGCCGGGACCACCCTGACCGCCACCGCGCGAACCGCCGGGGCCGCCGGGACCACCCTGACCGCCACCGCGCGGACCGCCGCCGGGGCCGACCGGGCCGCGACCGCCGTCGCCGGGTCCGCGACCGCCGCCCTGGCCGCCGGCGCCGTAGACCGCGCCGGAACCGCCACCGTTCATGCCGGCCGGGCCACCTCCGTAGACGCCACCGCTCTGCTGCGGATCCTGCGGGGCACGGCCACCGCCACGAGGTCCGCCGCCGCGCGGACCCTGGCCGGGAGCGGCAGGACCGCCACGCGGACCCTGGCCGGGAGCCGCGGGACCGCCACGCGGACCCTGGCCGGGAGCCGCGGGACCGCCACGCGGACCCTGGCCGGGAGCCGCGGGACCGCCACGCGGACCCTGGCCGGGAGCCGCGGGACCGGAACCACCCGGTCCGCCGGGAGCGCGACCGGAGCCCCGGCCATCGCCACCGGCACCGTAGACCGCACCGGAACCGCCACCGTTCATACCGGCCGGGCCGCCGCCGTAGACGCCGCCGGCCTTGCTGACACCGGCCTTGCCGCCGCCCTGGCCCGCACCGGCGCCGCCGGCTCCGTAGACCGCGCCGGAACCGCCACCGTTCATACCAGCCGGCCCGCCGCCGTAGACGCCACCACCGCGCTGGACCGCGCCGGAACCGCCGCCGTTCATGCCGCCGGGGCCACCGCCGTACACGCCGGCGGACCGGGCCGCGCCACCGGCGCCGTACACCGCGCCCGCGGCCGCCGGCTCGCGCCGGTTGGCGCCGGAGGACTCGGCTCCGAAGCCGCCGCTCTGGTCCGGCGAGTCGCCGTCACCGGAGCCGGCGGCGGACGCGGACCTGGCCGGCGTCTCCTCCTCGTCCGGGACCGGGTTGCGACGCCGGAACATCACGATGCCCGCGATGCCGCCGGCCAGCATGAGCAGGCCGACGATGCCGACCGACACGATGCCGGCCGTGATCTGGCCGAGCGAGACCCGCTCCCAGAGCGCCCGGTTGTCGCCCTGGCCGTCACCGTCGCCGGTGTCCGCCTGGACCGCGTTGTGCGCCGGCGCGTACTTCAGCAGTTTGGGCGTGTCCTTGGCGAACGTCTGCCCCGGGGACACCTCGGAGACCGTGACGAAGGAGGTGCCGTCCGCCGCGTACGAGATCGCCTCGCCGAACGACTCGTCGGGCAGCCCGGTGATCCGCGGTTCACCCGAGGTCACGGCCGCGATCACGTCGCCGTTCTGCACGTCCCACTCGAACGCGTCCGCGTACGTCCGGAGCGCCACCTTCGCGCCGCCGGGCGCGACCGCGCCGCCGGTGACCGCGAGCCGGCCCGGCACACCGAGCCAGGTGCTCGTCTCGGTGAGCGGGATCTTCCACTCGCCGGCCTGCTTGAGCTCGATGCCGTCCGCCGTCTTCTCCAGCGGTGCCGAGGGGACCCAGAGGTGGGCGATCGCCGCTTCCTTGGTCACCACGATCGGCGTACCGTCGCCGTTGACCAGCAGTGCCTCGGCGTTGGGCGCGTTGTCCCCGGGGTAGCGCAGCGGGTAGTAGACCGGCTCCGGGCTCTCCGCCGTCAAATCGATCTTGAAAAGACCGATCGTGGCGCGCTTGCCCTCGTTGTCACCGACGTCGCCGACCCACAGCGTCTTGCCGTCCGGCGAGAGCACCATGTCCTCGGTGTCCGCGGGATCGCCGGGGTACTCCATGGTCCGCTTTCCCTGAAGCTTGCACTTGCCGTCCAGGTAGAAGACCTTGGTGGCCTCCGCGGGATTGTCCGAGCCGTCGTTGATGACGAAGTAGCCGTCGTCGTAGGCGGCGATGCCGGAGAGCTCGGACAGCACCTGGTCGGAGAGCTTGCACACCTCCTGGCCCTTCGCGGGCTCCGCGGCCGCCGCCGCGAGTGCGTTCGACGGCATGGCAGCGACCAGCCCGAACGCCACAACAATCGATGAAACTGCACGCCGCATCCGGCTAGTCTCGCACGCCATCCTCGAACCTTGGTTACACGCCGATCAAAGCCGGCTGACACACACCGGGTGCGATGCCGCCCTTACGCGCCGCATCGCACCCACCAACAACCACAAACCATGACAATAGGAAACGTCAGCCGGTTACCCACGGTGACAGCTCGGCGGCGAGCGCTTCGTCGACGCGGACGTGCAGCTGCGTACCCTCGCCGGTGTGTGCGGTGCTCAGCACCTCGCCGCGCCGGTGCACCTGCGCGACCAGATCACCCCGGTCGTACGGCACCGTGACGCGGATCTCCACGGCCGGGCGCGGCAGCCGTCCCTCGATCGCGGTCCGCAGCTCGTCGATGCCGCGGCCGGTGTGCGCCGAGACGAAGATCGCGTCGGGCCACTCGCGTTTGAGGCGGAGCAGCGTCTCCTCGTCGGCCGCGTCGGTCTTGTTGACCACCAGCAGCTCCGGCAGCCGATCCGCGCCGACCTCGGCCAGCACCTCGCGCACCGCGCGCAGCTGCTCCTCCGGGTCGGGATGCGAGCCGTCCACCACGTGCACCACCACGTCGGCCTCCGCGACCTCCTCGAGCGTGGAGCGGAACGCCTCCACGATCTGGTGCGGCAGGTGCCGGACGAAGCCGACCGTGTCGGAGAGCGTGTAGATCCGGCCGTCCGACGCGTACGCCCGGCGGGTGGTCGGGTCCAGCGTGGCGAACAGCGCGTTCTCCACCAGCACGCCCGCGTTGGTCAGCTTGTTCAGCAGGCTGGACTTTCCGGCGTTGGTGTAGCCGGCGATCGCGACGGCCGGCACCGCGCGCCGCGTACGACGGGCGCGCTTGGTCTCCCGTACCGTCTTCATCGCCTTGATCTCCCGCCGCAGGCGGGCGATGCGCGTCCGGATGCGCCGCCGGTCGATCTCCAGCTTCGTCTCACCGGGACCGCGCAGGCCCACGCCGCCGCCGCTCGCACCACCGGCACCACCGGCCTGTCGGGACAGCGACTCACCCCAGCCCCGGAGGCGCGGCACCAGGTATTCGAGCTGAGCCAGCTCGACCTGCGCCTTGCCCTCCTTGCTCTTGGCGTGCTGGGCGAAGATGTCCAGGATCAGCGCGGTCCGGTCGACGACCTTGACCTTGACCTGCTGCTCCAGGTTACGCAGCTGGGACGGGGACAGCTCGCCGTCGCAGATGACGGTGTCGGCACCGGTCTCCCGGACGACCGCGCCCAGCTCCTCGACCTTGCCGCGTCCGATGAACGTGGCCGGGTCGGGACGGTTGCGCCGCTGGACCAGGCCCTCCAGGATCTGCGAACCGGCGGTCTCGGCCAGCGCGGCCAGCTCGGTCAGCGAGTTCTCCGCGTCGGTGACGGACCCACCGATCCAGACACCGACCAGCACGACGCGCTCCAGGCGGAGCTGGCGGTACTCGACCTCGGTGACGTCGGTGAGCTCGGTGCTGAGACCCGCCACGCGGCGCAGGGCGTGCCTGTCCTCCAGCTCCAGCTCACCGGTCGTCACGTCGTCGTCGGTGTTCTGATCCTCGTCGTCCCACAGATCGATCTCGTCGAAGTCGGGCTCAGAGGTTGACGCTGTGTGGTTACTAGGCAAGTAATTCCCTCCTCAGACCTCGATGGTTGCACGCTCTCCGGCTCAGTGCACTCATAAATCACCCCGGGGTACGCCCCCTCCCGGGTAAAGGACAAGAATCAGGACCGGTACATCGCCGTACAACCTGGGAGGACCGTTGTCCCCGACCCGCCTGCCGAGCGCAGGGTTCTCGATCACCATCCGGGTTAGCGTCATCGCCGACGCCTCCGCGATCGGCCGCCTGACCACGTGCGTGGGCGAGGCCGGCGCGATCGTGACCGCGCTCGACGTGGTCGACTCCGACCCCTCGCGCGTCACCGTCGACCTCACCTGCGACACCGCCGACTCCACCCACGCGGACCAGGTCGTCAAGGCCCTGGAGGAGCTGGACGGCGTGGAGGTCCGGAAGGTCTCCGACCGCACGTTCCTGCTGCACCTCGGCGGCAAGATCGAGGTCACGTCCAAGGTCGCGCTGCGCAACCGCGACGAACTCTCCCGGGCGTATACGCCGGGTGTCGCCCGCGTCTGCCTCGCGATCGCGGAGAACCCCGAGGACGCCCGCCGCCTGACGATCAAGCGCAACACGGTCGCGGTCGTCACGGACGGGTCCGCCGTCCTCGGCCTCGGCAACATCGGCCCCGCCGCCTCACTCCCGGTGATGGAGGGCAAGGCCGCGCTGTTCAAGCGCTTCGGCGGCGTCGACGCGTGGCCGGTCGTGCTCGACACGCAGGACACCGACGAGATCGTCAACATCGTCCGGGCGATCGCTCCCGGGTACGGCGGCATCAACCTTGAGGACATCGCGGCGCCGCGCTGCTTCGAGATCGAGGCGCGGCTGCGCGAGCTGCTGGACATCCCGGTCTTCCACGACGACCAGCACGGCACCGCGATCTGCGTGCTGGCCGCGCTGACCAACGCGCTGCGCGTCGTCGGCAAGAACCTGGCCGACGTGCGCGTGGTCGTCTCCGGCGCCGGCGCCGCGGGCACCGCCATCATGAAGCTGCTGCTCCGCCAGGGCGTGGGCGACATCATCGCGTACGACCGGCCCGGCGCGCTGCACCGCGGCCTGGAGAACCTGAACCCGACCTGGCAGTGGCTGGCGGAGAACACCAACAAGTCCGGCTATGTCGGGGATCTGAAGGGCGCGATCCGCGGCGCGGACGTGTTCATCGGCGTCTCCGCGCCGAACCTGCTCACCGGCGACGACATCGCCACCATGGCGGACCGCTCGATCGTGTTCGCGCTGGCCAACCCGGACCCCGAGGTCGACCCGCGCGCGGCCCGCGAGCACGCCGCGATCGTCGCGACCGGCCGCAGCGACCAGCCCAACCAGATCAACAACGTGCTGGCCTTCCCCGGCGTCTTCCGCGGCATGCTCGACGCCCACGCGGAGAACTTCACCGAGGAGATGGCGCTGGCCGCCGCCCAGGCCATCGCGGACGTGGTCGGCGAGGACAAGATCAACCCGACGGTGATCGTGCCCAGCGTCTTCGACACCCGGGTCGCCCCGGCCGTCGCGGCCGCGGTCCGCCGCGCCGCCGCCAGCCACGGCACCAGCGCCGACTTCGGTGGCGTCGACTCGGACGAGGACACCAGCTTCGGCGCACCGGAGCAGTGACGAAACCCGGGCGCGGCCACGAAACGTCAGTGGCCGCGCCCGGCCTTCCGGAACCCGCTATTCCCGCTTCCGGCGCGCCCACGTTCCGAGTGCGCCCGCGGCCACCGGCCCAATGCCACTCAGCTTATTCCGATCTTGAAGTAGTGCGGTACGGCCGCACTCCGCTGGCCAGCAAGAATTAGGTGCGGTACGGCCCCACTCCCCCGACCAGCAGGAATACCGTCAGTTCGATCCAGGTTCCGAGGTGGCCTTTGCTGTCGGTGCGCGAATCGCACGGCCTCCGGACGCCGAAACCCCGCCGGCGGCGGGCAGAGAGCCGCACCCCTCCGATGCACCCGAGCGCCTTGTACCCGAGCGCCTTGTACCCGAGCGCCTTGTGCCCGAGCGCCTTGTACCCGAGCGCCTTGTGCCCGAAATTTCCTGATAAAGCCGCCAAGCGCCTGTCTGACGACGCCAGGAATGCCTTGACGACCTTGGACCTGGCGCCTGAGTGATCAATCAGTGGAGCAAAAGAGCGATCAACTTCGATTTTTGATCTATCTTTTGCTCCACTGATTGATCACTCAGGTCGCGGCGGTGGCGCCTCGCGGGCGGGCAGTCCACGCCGGAGGGTCGGATGTCGCGATATTTCGGGCGCGGAACGCTTGGATGCCGCGCGCGGGCTTGAGTGGGCCCGCGCTCGACGGTCCGAGGGGACGGGCAACGGAGTCCGTCCGGGGGACGGGCGACGGAGGTGGCCGGCGGCGTCGCGCGGATGCCGGCGAGGTGCTCGTGAAAGGCGCAGGTCGGACTCCATGATCAACTTGACCTAGGTGGCATCGGGCACCGGCCTGCCGCCGACCGGCCTTCCTGCAAGATCATCGCCGGTCCCGCACCGCCGCCCCCGAGATCAGGGCGTCCCCCAATATCGTGGAACAGCATGGGGGGCGCCCTGATCGTGAGGTGTGTGCCGGGTAGCGGGTGGGCTCGCCGCTGAAGGTGCTGGGGTTTCGCGCCACGCCAGAAGCGGCAGGGAGGCCGCCCGCGGCCGAGCGGTGCCCGCGCGAAGCCGGTCGCCCACGCCCGAGCCGGCGGGGCCCCGCGCCCGAGCCGGGAGCCGCGCGAAGCCGGTCGCCCACGCCCGAGCCGGCGACCCGCGCGACGCGCCGGTCGCCCACGTCCGAGCCGCGCCCGAGCCGGCAGCCGCGCGAAGCCGGTCGCCCACGCCCGAGCCGGCGGCGGGCGTGCGGCCGGGCGAAGCCGGGTGGGCGGTCAGTCCGCGGACTGCCAGGTGTGCGGCTCGGCCGGGAGGTTGGTGAAGATACCAACGGAGCGCCTGCGGCCGGGCGCCGGACAACCCACCGGTCAGTCGATCGTGCTCAGTGCGCTGACGTCGATCTCGCCGGTGGCGACCAGGACGGCCGGGCCGGCGAGGGTCCAGCCCGCGTCGGTGCGCGTCGCGGCCAGGCGGCCGCCGAGCAACTCGACCGCGACCGTGCCGGCGTCGAGGGCCGCGTCGTGCAGCGCGACCGCCGCGACCGCCAGCGCGCCCGAGCCGCAGGCCAGCGTCTCGCCGGAGCCGCGCTCGTAGACGCGCATGCGGACGTGCAGGTCGAAGCCGTCGAGCGGCGGCAGCGGCGTCACGAACTCGACGTTGACGCCGGCCGGGAACAGCGCCGGGTCGAAGCCGGGCGACCGGGTCAGGTCCAGCGAGTCCAGGTCGACGCCGTCCGGCAGCACGCTGACCAGGTGCGGGTTGCCGACGTCGACCGCGGTGCCGGGGAACGTGAGCGGCACGATCGTGGCCGCACCGGCGGCACCGAGGCGCGGGGCCGGCATGTCCACCGCGATGGTGTCGCCGTCGATCGTGGCGCGGACCAGCCCGGCCCGGGTCAGGATCGGGAACGAAGCGCCCTCGGCCAGGCCGGAGACGGCCAGGTAGCGGGCGAAGACGCGCACGCCGTTGCCGCACATCTCGGCGATCGAGCCGTCCGCGTTCCAGTAGTCCATGAACCATTCGGCGTCGGCCGCGCGGCCCACCGCCTCCGGGTGCTTCGCGGTGCGGACCACCCGGAGCACGCCGTCGGCGCCGATCCCGCGGTGCCGGTCGCAGAGCGACGCGACCAGCGACGGCGTCAGCGCGAGCTGCCCGTCCGGGTCCGCGAGGATGACGAAGTCGTTGGCGGCGCCGTGGCCCTTGGTGAACTGCACCGGACCATCATTCCGCACCCACCGGAAGATCCACCAACCGCAGCGCGGAATCCACGAGATCGGGCGCCCCGCCGTCCAGCCAGTGCACGGACGGGTCCCGGCGGAACCAGGAGCGCTGGCGGCGGACGAACCGGCGGGTCGCGGCCGTGGTCCGCTCGCGCGCCTCGGACTCCCCGCACACGCCGTCGAGCTGGTCGATCGCCTGCTGGTAGCCGAGCGCGCGGCCCGCGGTCCGGCCTTCGCGCAGGCCGTGCGGGAGCAGACCGGCGACCTCGCCGACCAGCCCCTGCTGCCACATCAGGTCCACCCGCCGGGCGATTCGCGCGTCCAGCGAGGTGGTCTCCCGGTCGACGCCGATCCGCACGCTGTCGTAGAAGGGCCGGGGCGAGTCGGGCAGCGAGGCGGTGAACGGCTTCCCGGTCAGCTCGATCACCTCCAGCGCCCGGACTATCCGCCGGCCGTTGCTGGGCAGGATCGAGTCGGCTGCCGCCGGGTCGAGACCCCGCAGCCGATCATGGAGGGCTGCCGGACCGGCCGCGGCCAGCTGGGCTTCCAGCGAGGCGCGCAGCGACGGCGACGTACCCGGGAAGGAGAATTGTTCCAGGACCGCCTGGACGTAGAGGCCGGAGCCGCCGACCAGCAGCGGCACCCGGCCCCGGGCGAGGATGTCGTCGATCGCGGCGCGAGCCAGCGCCTGGTACTCGGCGACCGCGGCCGGCTGCGAGACGTCCCAGATGTCCAGCACGTGGTGCGGCACGCCGCGTCGCTCGGCCAGGGTCAGCTTGGCCGTGCCGATGTCCATCCCGCGGTAGAGCTGCATGGAGTCGGCGTTGACCACCTCTCCCCCGAGCGTCTCGGCCAGCGCGATGCTGAGATCCGACTTTCCGGCCGCGGTCGGGCCGAGAACGGCCACGACACGACCCTGATGGGGGAAGACCCTGGATGCGGCGGGTGACGACACGCGACCTACGGTAACTGCACGGGCGTGCGGAACCGCCACACGGCCGACCTAGAACACCGTATGGTCACGGTCGTCAACAGGCACTCGACGGACACGGGGGCGAACCTGTGACAATGCCGGGAGAAGTTCATAGGCAACCTACTGCGCGGTGGCGGTGACCGGAGGAAAACAGGCTTTCCCTCCGGAGCCGGGAAGAACTGAGGATGGGCAGATGAGCGACTGGACCGCCTACGGTCGGGTGGACGCCGACGGCACGGTCTACTGCAAGACCGCCGATGGCGAGCGCGTGGTCGGATCCTGGCAGGCGGGAACGCCCGAGGAGGGCCTCGCCCACTTCGCGCGCCGCTTTGCGGACAAGGTTACCGAGGTCGACCTCATCGAGGCTCGGCTGAAGTCCGGTGCGGCCGACGCGGCGCACTCCCTGAGCAGCGTGAAGAGGCTTCGGGCCGAGCTCGCCGAGGCCCACGTGGTCGGCGATGTGGACGGGCTCGCGGCCCGCCTCGACCGGCTGACCACGCAGGCCGAGGAGAGCGCGGCCGCGGCGAAGGCCGCGAAGGAGACCGCCCGGACCGAGGCGCAGGCCCGCAAGGTCGCGCTGGTCGAGGAGGCGGAGAAGATCGCCGCCGAGTCGACCGGGTGGAAGGCCGCGGGCGACCGCCTCAAGGAGATCCTCGACGAGTGGAAGACCATTCGCGGGATCGACAAGAAGACCGACGGCGAGCTGTGGAAGCGGTTCGCGGCCGCGCGTGACGGGTTCACCCGACGCCGGGGCGCGCACTTCGCCACGCTCGACGGGCAGCGCAAGCAGGCCCAGGGCGCCAAGGAAGACCTGGTCAAGGAGGCGGAGTCGCTCTCAGCGTCGGAGGACTGGGCCGACACCGCCGCCCGGCTCAAGGACCTGATGACCCAGTGGAAGGCCGCGCCCCGCGCCTCGAAGGAGGCGGAGCAGCGGCTGTGGGACCGGTTCCGGGCCGCGCAGGACGCGTTCTTCTCGCGCCGGAGCGAGGTCTTCTCCGCCCGCGACGCCGAGCTCAAGGGCAACCTGGAGCGCAAGCAGGCGCTGCTGGCCGAGGCCGAGGCGGTCGACGTCGACGCCGACCCCAAGGTCGCGCAGAACAAGCTTCGCGAGATCCAGGGCCAGTGGCACGATATCGGCCGCGTCCCCCGGGAGAACATGGCGAGTCTCGACCGCCGCATGCGCGCGATCGAGGACAAGCTCCGCCAGGCGATGGACTCCGCGTGGCGCCGCACCGAGCCGTCCGCGAACCCGCTGCTCGCGCAGATGCGCGACCAGGTCGCCGAGGCCGAGCAGCGCCTGGAGCGCGCGAAGGCCGCCGGTGACGCCAAGCGCATCCGCGAGGCGGAGAAGGCGCTGGAGAGCAAGCAGCAGTTCCTCAGGCTCGCCGAGCAGGCCGGCTGAAAAAGATCAGAACAGAGCGCCGAGAGGGTACGGTCCACGCCGGCCCCTCGGCGCTTTTGTGTTCGCGACGCCGGCCGACGGGAATCGCCGCACCGGTCACGCTCCGGCCACGTGCGCAGCGCGGATGCGATGGCACGATATGCCGACATATCGGGCCCGAGGCGCCCGATCTCCTGATTCCGGCCGCCTGGTCCCGACACCCGCTTCCAGCGCTCGCTTCCGACTCCGTTGCCATTCGGCATCGGAAGCCGCGAGCCCTGCCCGGAGACCGGAGGCATAAGCCCGAAATTTCGAATTATTTCCGCCATAGCTCGGACAGCGTCGAGCGGAAGCCGGCGTGGCGGTCGTGCTGTCGCGACCACTCATGCCCGAAGGTTCATTGACCGACACGAAAGAGAGGTCAAATATCGAAGTCG
Coding sequences within it:
- the dapF gene encoding diaminopimelate epimerase, with amino-acid sequence MQFTKGHGAANDFVILADPDGQLALTPSLVASLCDRHRGIGADGVLRVVRTAKHPEAVGRAADAEWFMDYWNADGSIAEMCGNGVRVFARYLAVSGLAEGASFPILTRAGLVRATIDGDTIAVDMPAPRLGAAGAATIVPLTFPGTAVDVGNPHLVSVLPDGVDLDSLDLTRSPGFDPALFPAGVNVEFVTPLPPLDGFDLHVRMRVYERGSGETLACGSGALAVAAVALHDAALDAGTVAVELLGGRLAATRTDAGWTLAGPAVLVATGEIDVSALSTID
- the hflX gene encoding GTPase HflX is translated as MDLWDDEDQNTDDDVTTGELELEDRHALRRVAGLSTELTDVTEVEYRQLRLERVVLVGVWIGGSVTDAENSLTELAALAETAGSQILEGLVQRRNRPDPATFIGRGKVEELGAVVRETGADTVICDGELSPSQLRNLEQQVKVKVVDRTALILDIFAQHAKSKEGKAQVELAQLEYLVPRLRGWGESLSRQAGGAGGASGGGVGLRGPGETKLEIDRRRIRTRIARLRREIKAMKTVRETKRARRTRRAVPAVAIAGYTNAGKSSLLNKLTNAGVLVENALFATLDPTTRRAYASDGRIYTLSDTVGFVRHLPHQIVEAFRSTLEEVAEADVVVHVVDGSHPDPEEQLRAVREVLAEVGADRLPELLVVNKTDAADEETLLRLKREWPDAIFVSAHTGRGIDELRTAIEGRLPRPAVEIRVTVPYDRGDLVAQVHRRGEVLSTAHTGEGTQLHVRVDEALAAELSPWVTG
- the nrdR gene encoding transcriptional regulator NrdR; this encodes MRCPYCRHADSRVVDSREADDGQLIRRRRSCPECGKRFTTVEEAVLAVVKRSGVTEPFSRTKIANGVRKACQGRPVTDDALALLAQRVEDAVRSRGAAEIPSNEVGLAILGPLRELDVVAYLRFASVYRSFDTLGDFEREIEALRQEALAREAAIEQGADAGGAAAVPSGRSGVLNSN
- a CDS encoding NAD-dependent malic enzyme; its protein translation is MSPTRLPSAGFSITIRVSVIADASAIGRLTTCVGEAGAIVTALDVVDSDPSRVTVDLTCDTADSTHADQVVKALEELDGVEVRKVSDRTFLLHLGGKIEVTSKVALRNRDELSRAYTPGVARVCLAIAENPEDARRLTIKRNTVAVVTDGSAVLGLGNIGPAASLPVMEGKAALFKRFGGVDAWPVVLDTQDTDEIVNIVRAIAPGYGGINLEDIAAPRCFEIEARLRELLDIPVFHDDQHGTAICVLAALTNALRVVGKNLADVRVVVSGAGAAGTAIMKLLLRQGVGDIIAYDRPGALHRGLENLNPTWQWLAENTNKSGYVGDLKGAIRGADVFIGVSAPNLLTGDDIATMADRSIVFALANPDPEVDPRAAREHAAIVATGRSDQPNQINNVLAFPGVFRGMLDAHAENFTEEMALAAAQAIADVVGEDKINPTVIVPSVFDTRVAPAVAAAVRRAAASHGTSADFGGVDSDEDTSFGAPEQ
- a CDS encoding LysM peptidoglycan-binding domain-containing protein gives rise to the protein MVALVALAWVAVGLLAATASHAENDAGPLPTAVVQKHDTLWDVAARYRPSDDPFAMVEEIRKLNDLPGYTIHPGQELRLPRGR
- the lexA gene encoding transcriptional repressor LexA; the encoded protein is MSTDDRSKHPEQEQQGKSAPSAGKRGAGRQRAAAPHLRPVQPVSSFPDLVSADLTARQRRILEFIREWVEKYGYPPSVREIGEAVGLVSPSSVAYQLKELERKGFLRRDPNRPRAVDVRPPADMMDDEAARAQRPTPAFVPMLGRIAAGGPILAEQAVEEVFPLPRELVGEGEVFMLKVKGDSMIDAAICDGDWVVVRQQPNADSGEIVAAMLDGEATVKTYRRRDGHVWLMPANPAFDPIPGDDASIIGRVVAVLRRI